A window of the Pongo abelii isolate AG06213 chromosome 10, NHGRI_mPonAbe1-v2.0_pri, whole genome shotgun sequence genome harbors these coding sequences:
- the LOC100439763 gene encoding 28 kDa heat- and acid-stable phosphoprotein-like has translation MPKGGRKGGHKGRARQYTSPEEIDVQLQAEKQKAREEEEQKEGGDAAAGDPKKEKKSLDSDESEDEEDDYQQKHKGIEGLINIENPNRVAQTTKKFIQLDLDGPKELLRREREEIEKQKAKERYMKMHLTGKTEQAKADLARLAIIRKQREETAWKKEEERKTKDVPHCQENESSRSP, from the coding sequence ATGCctaaaggagggagaaagggaggccaCAAAGGCCGGGCGAGGCAGTATACGAGCCCTGAGGAGATCGACGTGCAGCTGCAGGCTGAGAAGCAGAAGGCCAGGGAAGAAGAGGAGCAAAAAGAAGGTGGAGATGCGGCTGCAGGTGACcccaaaaaggagaagaaatctcTAGACTCAGATGAGAGTGAGGATGAAGAAGATGACTACCAGCAAAAGCACAAAGGCATTGAAGGGCTCATCAACATCGAGAACCCCAACCGGGTGGCACAGACAACCAAAAAGTTCATACAACTGGATCTGGATGGGCCAAAGGAGCTTTTGAGGAGAGAACGAGAAGAGATTGAgaagcagaaggcaaaagagcGTTACATGAAAATGCACTTGACCGGGAAGACAGAGCAAGCCAAGGCTGACCTGGCCCGGCTGGCCATCATCCGGAAACAGCGGGAGGAGACTGcctggaagaaggaagaggaaaggaaaacaaaagatgtGCCACATTGTCAGGAAAACGAAAGCAGTCGCTCTCCCTGA